A stretch of the Perca fluviatilis chromosome 17, GENO_Pfluv_1.0, whole genome shotgun sequence genome encodes the following:
- the si:dkey-242g16.2 gene encoding LOW QUALITY PROTEIN: protein phosphatase 1 regulatory subunit 3C-B (The sequence of the model RefSeq protein was modified relative to this genomic sequence to represent the inferred CDS: deleted 1 base in 1 codon): MNCARVLHAFGSHPPPAVMPVDLAKCLSLSKRQPLYQRLSTSPLKPTQRRYQPANCLPRTGLRSPHPSFSSPFASSSSLPSSPVSSEPRSCFRRDSNGLNKKRVIFADAKGLALTAVRLFIPEASSPASTLVMKPSLAQLQGQQLTSNKLQRYKLRLGFPQPTLDFKAFLARLRDMRVQLERCKVSEHSLSGKVRVSHVGIDKAVHVRVTFDSWRSHHDIPCTFLQKQRYGGCDMDVFAFDLSLPKNIDPNERVEFCVSLTPGPGSTPHWDDNMGQNYRVCVEKDGSDGYQGNAFHCHPTLSHHRAPSWPSHVSLRMQNSADLQLQRSLSSRVRTEWNTVFNKTES, encoded by the exons ATGAATTGTGCAAG AGTTCTCCATGCCTTCGGGAGTCACCCACCGCCAGCTGTGATGCCAGTTGACCTCGCTAAgtgtctgagcctcagcaagCGTCAACCTCTTTATCAGCGGCTGTCCACGTCTCCTCTGAAACCCACACAGCGTCGTTATCAGCCGGCCAACTGCCTGCCGAGGACCGGCCTTCGCTCTCCGCACCCCTCCTTCTCTTCCCCCTTCGCTTCATCCTCATCGCTGCCCTCATCCCCTGTGTCGTCAGAACCTCGCAGCTGTTTCCGCAGGGACAGCAATGGCCTGAACAAGAAGCGTGTGATCTTCGCAGACGCCAAGGGATTGGCCCTCACTGCGGTGCGGCTATTTATCCCTGAGGCCTCTTCCCCTGCTTCCACTCTGGTGATGAAACCGTCCCTTGCCCAACTGCAAGGCCAACAGCTGACCTCAAACAAACTGCAGCGCTACAAGTTGCGCCTGGGTTTCCCTCAGCCAACGCTCGACTTCAAAGCCTTCCTTGCACGTCTGCGAGACATGCGTGTACAGTTGGAGAGATGCAAAGTTTCCGAGCACTCCTTGAGCGGCAAAGTGCGTGTCTCCCATGTCGGTATCGACAAGGCTGTGCATGTGAGGGTGACTTTTGACTCTTGGCGGAGCCACCATGACATCCCCTGCACATTCCTGCAGAAGCAGCGCTACGGGGGTTGTGATATGGACGTTTTTGCTTTTGACTTAAGCTTACCGAAGAACATAGATCCGAATGAGCGAGTCGAGTTTTGTGTGTCCTTAACGCCTGGACCTGGCTCAACGCCACACTGGGACGACAACATGGGGCAGAATTACAGGGTGTGCGTGGAAAAAGACGGATCGGATGGTTATCAAGGCAACGCTTTCCACTGTCACCCCACACTTTCGCACCATCGGGCGCCATCGTGGCCTTCACATGTGTCCCTCAGGATGCAGAACTCTGCTGATCTACAACTTCAGAGGAGTTTGTCA AGCAGAGTCAGAACAGAGTGGAACACTGTGTTCAACAAAACAGAGAGTTGA
- the LOC120544994 gene encoding phospholipase A2-like yields MNTLQALVLLAAGLSVSHSLDYRALTQFRKMILCVMPDSWPLFDYADYGCYCGKGGSGTPVDDLDRCCQVHDQCFNDAMQHPECWPILDNPYSEFYDYSCDKENKKVTCGNKNNECEMFICECDRKAAECFGVSPWNPEHEHLPSDRCQ; encoded by the exons ATGAACACCCTCCAGGCTCTGGTTCTCTTGGCTGCAGGCCTCTCTGTTT CCCACTCACTGGACTACAGGGCACTCACCCAGTTTAGAAAGATGATCCTGTGTGTGATGCCTGATAGCTGGCCTCTTTTTGACTACGCCGACTACGGCTGCTACTGTGGAAAGGGAGGCTCCGGCACACCTGTGGATGATCTGGACAG GTGCTGCCAAGTGCATGATCAGTGTTTCAATGATGCAATGCAACACCCTGAGTGCTGGCCCATCCTCGACAACCCGTACAGCGAGTTTTATGACTACAGCTGCGACAAGGAAAACAAGAAGGTCACCTGTGGCA ACAAAAACAACGAATGCGAGATGTTCATCTGTGAGTGTGACAGGAAGGCCGCCGAGTGCTTTGGCGTGTCACCTTGGAACCCTGAGCACGAGCACCTGCCCAGCGACCGCTGTCAGTAA